In Nitrospirota bacterium, a single genomic region encodes these proteins:
- a CDS encoding type II toxin-antitoxin system mRNA interferase toxin, RelE/StbE family produces MRKLTQEEPLDRKYKDHTLQGNFKDRRECHIQPDWLLI; encoded by the coding sequence ATGCGAAAACTCACACAAGAAGAACCCCTTGACAGAAAATATAAAGACCATACCTTACAGGGCAATTTCAAAGACCGGAGAGAATGCCATATACAGCCGGACTGGTTATTGATATAA